From bacterium, one genomic window encodes:
- a CDS encoding MBOAT family O-acyltransferase, translating to MIFNTSWFLLFFLAFYLVLWLVPNPRLRFYYVLACSAVFHYHFAGPAGVLPIIVMAVITFFLARWILRCPEGSRKKKWVLAAALLVPVSGLLFYKYRALLLGTLGPWMGGPVGDWLTHNAIQQAMPLAISFFTFEFVHYLTDVYMGHGEPVKNPFKFGIFCIFFPSIVSGPIKRFQPFLAQLENGLERPGLERAAVGLAQVLLGFFKKLVIADNATMVIHLLEKRTDLHFGTVCLLMALLSVRILFDFSGYSDIAIGLGRMIGLDLPQNFNFPYIARNITDFWRRWHMSLSSWIRDYIYIPLGGNRHGDLRKFLNLMVTMFVCGLWHGASWHFGIWGMYHGTGLALHSVWSRSRTGQAWAGRPFSRWIDIAVTNVFVAYGWLIFFYPMGQVLKYTVRLFQL from the coding sequence ATGATCTTCAATACCAGTTGGTTCCTTCTGTTCTTCCTGGCCTTCTACTTGGTCCTTTGGCTCGTCCCGAACCCGAGGCTCCGCTTCTATTACGTCCTCGCCTGTAGCGCTGTTTTCCATTACCACTTCGCGGGGCCCGCCGGGGTCCTGCCCATCATCGTCATGGCGGTCATCACCTTTTTCCTGGCCCGATGGATCCTCCGATGCCCGGAAGGAAGCCGGAAGAAGAAATGGGTCCTCGCCGCCGCGCTCCTGGTCCCCGTCAGCGGTCTTCTCTTCTATAAATACCGGGCCCTGCTCTTGGGGACCTTGGGGCCGTGGATGGGTGGGCCGGTCGGGGATTGGCTGACCCACAACGCCATCCAGCAGGCCATGCCGCTCGCCATCTCCTTCTTCACCTTCGAGTTCGTCCATTACCTGACCGACGTGTATATGGGGCACGGGGAGCCGGTCAAGAATCCCTTCAAGTTCGGGATCTTCTGCATCTTCTTCCCGTCCATCGTCTCGGGCCCCATCAAGCGTTTCCAGCCTTTCCTGGCCCAACTGGAGAACGGGCTGGAACGGCCGGGCCTGGAACGTGCGGCGGTCGGGCTTGCCCAGGTCCTGCTGGGATTCTTCAAGAAGCTGGTCATCGCGGACAACGCGACGATGGTCATCCACCTTTTGGAGAAGCGGACGGACCTCCATTTCGGGACCGTCTGCCTGTTGATGGCCCTGCTTTCAGTGCGGATCCTTTTCGACTTCAGCGGCTATTCGGACATCGCCATCGGCCTGGGGCGCATGATCGGCCTGGACCTTCCCCAAAATTTCAACTTCCCCTATATCGCCCGCAACATCACCGATTTCTGGCGGCGCTGGCACATGTCCCTCAGCAGTTGGATCCGGGACTACATCTATATCCCCTTGGGGGGCAACCGGCACGGCGACCTCCGCAAGTTCCTCAACCTGATGGTCACCATGTTCGTCTGCGGGCTTTGGCACGGGGCCAGTTGGCATTTCGGCATCTGGGGCATGTACCACGGGACGGGGCTGGCCCTCCACAGCGTTTGGAGCCGGTCCCGGACGGGCCAGGCCTGGGCCGGGAGACCCTTCAGCCGCTGGATCGACATCGCGGTGACCAACGTCTTCGTGGCCTATGGCTGGCTGATCTTCTTCTATCCGATGGGTCAAGTGCTCAAGTATACCGTGCGGCTTTTCCAGCTCTGA
- a CDS encoding MerR family transcriptional regulator, translated as MERNGLLQIGQVARKTGLSIHTIRFYEKQGLLETPSRRPGGFRLYPQEAVERLHFIQKAQGLGLTLKEIRSITACGEKGLEPCCDLTVDLFNRKIQEFESKTKEMGRMKKRLKSVLGKWAGKKK; from the coding sequence ATGGAAAGGAACGGCTTGTTGCAGATCGGCCAGGTGGCCCGAAAGACGGGACTTTCCATCCACACCATCCGTTTTTATGAAAAGCAGGGGCTTTTGGAAACGCCCTCGAGACGTCCCGGCGGGTTCCGGCTCTATCCCCAGGAAGCGGTGGAGCGCCTCCACTTCATCCAGAAGGCCCAGGGGCTGGGCCTGACCCTGAAGGAGATCCGGAGCATCACCGCCTGCGGGGAGAAGGGCCTGGAGCCCTGCTGCGACCTGACCGTGGACCTTTTCAATAGGAAGATCCAAGAGTTCGAATCGAAAACGAAGGAAATGGGCCGAATGAAAAAAAGGCTCAAGAGCGTCCTGGGAAAATGGGCGGGGAAAAAGAAGTAA
- a CDS encoding arsenate reductase ArsC, whose translation MAQRVLILCTKNSCRSQMAEGFLRHYGGGRFAVESAGTVATHVNANAIRVMKEVGIDISAHRSKTLDRFLDQPFDYVITVCDNAHETCPFFPNAKHRLHWSFPDPPQTEMATEEILEEFRKVRDMIGDRFKRAAEEGIRS comes from the coding sequence ATGGCACAAAGGGTCTTGATCCTCTGCACCAAGAATTCCTGTAGGTCCCAGATGGCCGAGGGGTTCCTCCGGCATTACGGTGGCGGCCGGTTCGCGGTGGAGAGCGCCGGCACGGTGGCTACCCACGTGAACGCCAACGCCATCCGGGTGATGAAGGAGGTCGGCATCGATATCTCGGCCCACCGCTCCAAGACCCTGGACCGGTTCCTGGACCAGCCCTTCGACTACGTCATCACGGTCTGCGACAACGCCCATGAGACCTGTCCTTTCTTCCCCAACGCCAAGCATCGTCTCCATTGGTCCTTCCCCGATCCTCCCCAGACCGAGATGGCCACTGAGGAGATCCTGGAGGAGTTCCGCAAAGTGCGGGACATGATCGGGGACCGCTTCAAGAGGGCCGCCGAAGAAGGGATCCGGTCTTGA